In one Arachis duranensis cultivar V14167 chromosome 9, aradu.V14167.gnm2.J7QH, whole genome shotgun sequence genomic region, the following are encoded:
- the LOC107465746 gene encoding probable prefoldin subunit 4 isoform X3: MQQGGGSNTEVTWEDQQNINKFGRLNNRFHELEDEIKIAKETNDNLEDASNELILTDEDVVWFQIGEVFAHVPKDEVENRIENMKEVTSQKLTKLEGEKQFVVAQMAELIRKLTIQYSTDKYTRS, encoded by the exons ATGCAACAG GGAGGAGGATCCAACACGGAAGTGACATGGGAGGACCAGCAAAACATCAATAAGTTCGGAAGATTGAACAATCGCTTTCATGAACTTGAGGATGAGATCAAAATCGCCAAG GAAACAAATGATAATTTGGAAGATGCGAGCAATGAGTTGATTCTCACAGATGAAGATGTGGTTTGGTTTCAAATAGGTGAGGTCTTTGCACATGTGCCAAAGGATGAAGTCGAGAATAGGATAGAAAATATGAAAGAGGTGACAAGCCAGAAACTGACAAAGCTTGAAGGGGAGAAACAATTTGTGGTTGCTCAGATGGCTGAATTGATACGGAAATTGACAATTCAATATTCCACCGACAAGTATACCAGGTCGTAA
- the LOC107465746 gene encoding uncharacterized protein LOC107465746 isoform X2 yields MEPPNPQPRLFSLNGPSLTASPSPRHSFVSPLSPRQSSLSVSHGLISSLSRSRTHLRLKVVVAVSCPCVCFISGRSRRNQSSSICSFRLWWSSSSCFIAVSEPVNQGGGSNTEVTWEDQQNINKFGRLNNRFHELEDEIKIAKD; encoded by the exons ATGGAACCTCCCAACCCCCAGCCTCGTCTCTTCTCTCTCAACGGTCCCTCACTTACGGCGTCACCCTCACCTCGTCACTCTTTCGTCTCTCCCCTCTCACCTCGTCAGTCATCACTCTCAGTCTCTCACGGCCTCATCTCGTCACTCTCTCGGTCGCGCACTCATTTGAGACTGAAGGTTGTCGTCGCGGTCTCGTGCCCCTGCGTTTGCTTCATCAGCGGCAGAAGCAGACGGAACCAGTCAAGCAGCATCTGCTCCTTTAGGTTGTGGTGGTCGTCGTCTTCTTGTTTCATCGCGGTCTCAGAACCAGTCAACCAG GGAGGAGGATCCAACACGGAAGTGACATGGGAGGACCAGCAAAACATCAATAAGTTCGGAAGATTGAACAATCGCTTTCATGAACTTGAGGATGAGATCAAAATCGCCAAG GACTGA
- the LOC107465746 gene encoding uncharacterized protein LOC107465746 isoform X1 — MEPPNPQPRLFSLNGPSLTASPSPRHSFVSPLSPRQSSLSVSHGLISSLSRSRTHLRLKVVVAVSCPCVCFISGRSRRNQSSSICSFRLWWSSSSCFIAVSEPVNQGGGSNTEVTWEDQQNINKFGRLNNRFHELEDEIKIAKETNDNLEDASNELILTDEDVVWFQIGEVFAHVPKDEVENRIENMKEVTSQKLTKLEGEKQFVVAQMAELIRKLTIQYSTDKYTRS; from the exons ATGGAACCTCCCAACCCCCAGCCTCGTCTCTTCTCTCTCAACGGTCCCTCACTTACGGCGTCACCCTCACCTCGTCACTCTTTCGTCTCTCCCCTCTCACCTCGTCAGTCATCACTCTCAGTCTCTCACGGCCTCATCTCGTCACTCTCTCGGTCGCGCACTCATTTGAGACTGAAGGTTGTCGTCGCGGTCTCGTGCCCCTGCGTTTGCTTCATCAGCGGCAGAAGCAGACGGAACCAGTCAAGCAGCATCTGCTCCTTTAGGTTGTGGTGGTCGTCGTCTTCTTGTTTCATCGCGGTCTCAGAACCAGTCAACCAG GGAGGAGGATCCAACACGGAAGTGACATGGGAGGACCAGCAAAACATCAATAAGTTCGGAAGATTGAACAATCGCTTTCATGAACTTGAGGATGAGATCAAAATCGCCAAG GAAACAAATGATAATTTGGAAGATGCGAGCAATGAGTTGATTCTCACAGATGAAGATGTGGTTTGGTTTCAAATAGGTGAGGTCTTTGCACATGTGCCAAAGGATGAAGTCGAGAATAGGATAGAAAATATGAAAGAGGTGACAAGCCAGAAACTGACAAAGCTTGAAGGGGAGAAACAATTTGTGGTTGCTCAGATGGCTGAATTGATACGGAAATTGACAATTCAATATTCCACCGACAAGTATACCAGGTCGTAA